The Bicyclus anynana chromosome 4, ilBicAnyn1.1, whole genome shotgun sequence DNA window TGGATAGAGTTTAACAGTATCGCTAAATTCGACAAATGTTCTTAGGtgtttgaaaaaagaaattgaCCACGCAGCGCAGGGCAGTAAATGGTTTAACTATTAGTCAAACCAGATTGACTAATAGGCCTGTCAATCTAACATTGCAAACGTGCATGTAACTAAGTACTGGTTTTTAATGTAGGCTCGTTTATTTGAGGACATATAATGTCTTCATTCACAGCTTCCAGAATCTCAAACCTTAATGGCGATGGGAGTGGTTTCTAAGACACTAATGTAGGTACGAGTGTATCcatctatttataattaatcgTTAGAAATACAAATCTATGTAATCGTACCTGCAGAAtacgtattttgtttttaaatgcaGTGCCTGACAAACTTCTTGAGCAAAAAGTAAACAGTGGATAAACTATTTCAATTTTAACAGCAACCCTTTGCGCAAAACAATTTAGCTGGTAACTTTAATACGGGTACAAACATTAATACTGGTAAAATTTTTGACCGTATTAAATGGACCAATTTACTTGTGACAATTGCAGATAAATTAAGCTTAACTTAGAGTGCTCTTCAAGCTTTATATAAGTAAGGTCAAACGTAAGGGGAAAACATCCTTAGGTATTTCACTACGTCGCTGAGGCttggtagttaaataaaattccATCAGATTTGTTAGCTTTCTATCACTAGAATAGGAATATATGAAACAACAAAAcataattagaacattttattacTAACGTCATAATTTACACGcagtaattaaataatcataattcCGTTTTTATTTTTGGTGGAAGAATATGGGGTGGAATAggaatattataatgatttttgtaaatttcCTCCCAAAAATCGCAACGTTTATTTAGTAAAGATTGCCCGAGTTGGGGATTCTTTTTAAGCTCCATGTACGGTGACATATCATTTCCAGCAGGCGGCCATTTTGGTGCTCCGGGACTTTCAGGTTgactaaaatataacaaaatatcaatatgGCTGACGTAAGAATactaggataatatatagcctgaagctttcctcggtaaatgggctatctaacacagaaagaatttttcaaatcggaccagtagttcgtgGGATTATCCCGTTCaagctaacaaacaaactcttctgcttataatttaagtaaagaTTAACCGGTAACGATGAAGATATCAATATTTATAaggtttattttgttaaattgtagatcatctattattatcatacaatgtagattttatataaacgtacataatatgtttttatataaataaatatttaaatatcgtTTCAAAAATGTAATGAGAATTTCTTACCTATATTTAGCAAAACTCGTCCATAGATCCCTGATTATTCctttcatttcttttaaatcttCCGATATCTCACTTTCATCTGATACATTAAATTTAAGTCCATCTAAAATTGCTACCGTTTGAAAACAATGGCCTGCTCCTCGGACTTCTGTATATGGAACTACAGGAGTGCTGTCTTCAACGAAGGAATACACgtaaaggtatattttattattaccagCCTTCAATTGAAGACTAGCAGATCGTAGTGTTGGGCAATCAAAATACGTGTCAGACCAGTAATCAACGTATGACAAAATGTTTTTCTCATCTACAGgcatatctttaaaataaaatcgtcTTACTTTATCTGCGATAGCTTCTTTCTCttcattgtttttaaatctCAAGTCAGTTGGTAAAAATTCTGAAAAGTTTGCATTCATTTTGTCTTTCCAATGTTCGAAAACAGGAACTCTAACTGATCCTTCCATGTTAGCATATCCGTACAGCATTGGAAGTGGTAAAAATTTGCCACTGTTCAGAATGTTAAAAGGACTGTCTtccaaaaatatttcatcacCGTGGTCACGCTCAACACAGGGTGCCATCAAAAGGTCAGTTCTAATTAAATCACTTCCTGATTGTAATTGTTCATAGCTAATACTTTTGTAAAAATCTTCTAATGAGTGTACATCTTCATCTTCAAATTTAAGCAACTTTGCATAAACCTTAGCATTTTGCACAGGGTCACTTTGGACGCTAAAAGGTGACAAATTGGCGCCACTTTCTAAAATGGCATTTTTAAACAAACCTTGTGCTATTTTTGACATCATCAATAAATCAACTGAAGCGGATCCAGCACTGTAGCCGGCGATCGTAACATCATTAGGGTTGCCACCGAAATTTGCAATGTTATTCTGTATCCATCGAAGTAATGCTACTTGGTCTTTCATTCCAGCATTACCAGGTATATCTTTAGTACCTAGACAGAGAAAACCATGTGCTCCAAGTCTATAGTTAAAGTTTACCACAATAACTTCTTTGTTACTGACGATTTTTTTTGGTGTCACAAGATCTCCGTACCCCATTATAAATCCACCACCATGGACGTAGACGATAACAGGCAGATTAGTATTTTCTACATTGGGTACGTAAACATTTGCTATAAGACAATCTTCTTGCATGGTTTTATTGTggattaaatcaaaaatatcagGTTGTGGGCATATTATTCCTTTATCCACGGCATCAAATGGTTCTATCCAATGTGGCGTTGGTAGAGGTgcctaaaaattttcaaaaaccacaaattaaaaagcaatattttctaGTACTAATTCTATTTCCATAATTAAACTCTTTACGTTCCACCATCAACTCTTAATATTAATCTACTTAAGCATAAAAAAACAGTTCAAAAGTCTGgccataaaaaaaacagacagactgacttactttcgcatttataatggAATAGTATGGATTAGATACAATAGGTAATTTCAGATAATAGTTTGGTATATAGGAACCCACATATTATGAAGTTTTATTAAGGCCTCTTATTTTGAATTCATTATCTAAAGTTAAGCATatctataaataaactatatagATAGTATCTAGAATCTACATAATTATTCTCGTATAAtcctagccgacgcccgcgacttcgtccgcggaaGTCTAGCTCGCTCCCATATTATGATGGGAGCGAGCTAGACTTCCGTGTACCTATTTCAGCATTACTTTGTTCCGGAATTGTTAGAAAACTGTGACATCTCCTAAGATATTCATTATAAGCAAATGATGTCCAGagcaattatatttaaaattaaatacttgacgAATATTGTTCTTTTTTGCTTAAAAATCTCAAATACCTCAATCTTTTGTTGCAAGATAGACATAACAGTCTGTGAAAATTACATAAACCTGTTTAGATATTAGCGTGATACCTACACAGATCGAGTCATCTCTGTTTGTCTTGTAGTCTGGCTTATAGCCACCCAccaaattatgtacctatgccATATTTATTTAGTCTTTAGCGTCTAGTTGATTTTTTGTGATAACCTAACAGACATCCAAATGTCAatatcaaactttataatattatgttaaattaaactcatagttttattagtttgagCAACTTCGATACTGAAATACTGATTACCAGTTTTAAGGTCCCAATGATTCTCAAGGTAAAATTTTAGTTCGGTCATtagttttttattcattaccgcgacttcgtccatggAATTCGGATTTCTAATACATACTACGAGTATTAGAAAACCGAATTCCTGTTTTGTTCTGTTCCTTCCCCGTCCCGTCCCTTCCCCGTCCTGTCTTGTCTTATCCTAACCATGGTATTATGTATGGTTGATTGGTATCACTCGCACTTGGTTTCTAGAAAATCACGATATTTCAATGTAACTTTGCAAActttgaactgattttaatgaaacaaacatATGCTAATTCTTTAAGCTTAACACAATACATCAGTAAAAGCTGtaatcaaatcggttcagctattTCTgagttttatcattatcattatatcagccgacggacgttcgctgcaggacataggcctttggtaaggacttccaaacatcaggatcctgtgccgcctgcatccagcgaattcctgcgactcgcttgatgtcgtctgtccacctggtgggaagTTGACCAACACTGTGTATTTTAGTGCGGAATCCCGAGTTTATCGTGCACAAATAATACACAAACTGACACTGTTCGTTTCGActcgtattgtattgtatggATGGAGGACTTTTGTGTCATCATGTTACCTACTTGTATCTATTATAAATTCATGAAGCgtacttaatacttaattaatctttagcaaaaaaatactttacattAACTGTGGCGAAATATTCCCACGATCACTGTactaaagattttatactatagatatacaCTAGCatgtcaaaactgaggcgaacaaaagtggctaattgtcttaatttcatttagtcgcatagcaAACAACGTaagttatttagataaataatacctaaatagtgTCTGCAATGTCTATTTGTGAGTTcatgaagtgtaaaaactgtatacaggatgtcccgtaattaatggatgatacacaaatggtagatacatcACCTAATTTTCTAAAATCAGTTTTTGAATGTTGTAGATGCTGTAATTAGGATTTTAAAGATCAGATATTTGTCAAACATTACGTATTAAATTAGCAATTTACCAATGTACTATAAtgctattttaataaataatattttatttcttttttagaagtagctttgagtgcaataattatattttcattaagatCAGGTCATCTTTCACAGCAGCTacggcattgaaaaaactggTTCAAGATagcaaaatttgaaaaatccgaaaaaaaaatataatttggtcac harbors:
- the LOC112058441 gene encoding carboxylic ester hydrolase, with protein sequence MLFCVGVLFVVVTSTVGEPTESRLVRIDSGPIRGYKDASEDIFVYYGIPYAKAPSGSDKFKAPLPTPHWIEPFDAVDKGIICPQPDIFDLIHNKTMQEDCLIANVYVPNVENTNLPVIVYVHGGGFIMGYGDLVTPKKIVSNKEVIVVNFNYRLGAHGFLCLGTKDIPGNAGMKDQVALLRWIQNNIANFGGNPNDVTIAGYSAGSASVDLLMMSKIAQGLFKNAILESGANLSPFSVQSDPVQNAKVYAKLLKFEDEDVHSLEDFYKSISYEQLQSGSDLIRTDLLMAPCVERDHGDEIFLEDSPFNILNSGKFLPLPMLYGYANMEGSVRVPVFEHWKDKMNANFSEFLPTDLRFKNNEEKEAIADKVRRFYFKDMPVDEKNILSYVDYWSDTYFDCPTLRSASLQLKAGNNKIYLYVYSFVEDSTPVVPYTEVRGAGHCFQTVAILDGLKFNVSDESEISEDLKEMKGIIRDLWTSFAKYSQPESPGAPKWPPAGNDMSPYMELKKNPQLGQSLLNKRCDFWEEIYKNHYNIPIPPHILPPKIKTEL